Proteins from a genomic interval of Benincasa hispida cultivar B227 chromosome 7, ASM972705v1, whole genome shotgun sequence:
- the LOC120081638 gene encoding phytanoyl-CoA dioxygenase isoform X1, whose product MGIVRNLDSDQLHFFDSHGYLVIESFATPDEIHAMRNRMEQLLEGFDCSTSSVFSSVNQRQLTDDYFFESAENISFFFEEKAFREDGNLKQAKELSVNKVGHALHEVDPVFKSFSDSEKVSGLLLSLGYKRPIVIQSMYIFKQPGIGGEVVPHQDNSFLYTEPTTCTGLWLALEDANTTNGCLWAIPGSHKNGLVRRFLRGDKGVYFDKPSPAYEQKDFVPIEVKAGSLVVIHGDLIHQSFENQSPKSRHAYSLHVVDTEGCVWAQDNWIKRKVQPQPLY is encoded by the exons ATGGGaattgttcgtaatctcgattCGGATCAACTCCATTTCTTTGATTCTCACG GTTATCTTGTGATTGAATCATTTGCCACTCCTGATGAAATTCATGCCATGAGAAACAGAATGGAGCAGTTGCTTGAGGGATTTGACTGCTCCACTTCCTCTGTTTTCTCTTCTGTAAATCAG CGGCAGTTGACCGACGATTACTTCTTCGAAAGCGCTGAGaatatttccttcttttttgaGG aaaaAGCATTTCGAGAGGATGGAAACTTGAAACAAGCAAAGGAACTCTCAGTTAACAAAGTTGGTCATG CATTACATGAGGTTGACCCAGTTTTCAAAAGCTTCTCGGACTCTGAGAAGGTTTCAGGTTTATTGTTGTCCTTGGGATACAAGAGGCCGATAGTCATTCAGTCTATGTACATATTTAAG CAACCAGGTATTGGAGGTGAAGTAGTGCCTCACCAGGATAACTCATTTCTTTACACTGAACCAACTACTTGCACGGGGCTATGGCTGGCACTTGAAGATGCAAATACAACAAACGGCTGTCTTTGGGCTATTCCTGGATCACATAAAA ATGGACTTGTTAGAAGGTTTCTTAGAGGTGACAAAGGAGTGTACTTCGATAAACCTTCTCCTGCTTACGAACAGAAAGATTTCGTGCCTATTGAAGTGAAAGCTGGATCTTTGGTTGTCATTCATGGAGACCttattcatcaaag CTTTGAGAATCAGTCTCCAAAATCAAGACATGCATATAGCCTACACGTGGTTGATACAGAAGGTTGTGTATGGGCTCAAGATAACTG GATTAAGAGAAAAGTGCAGCCTCAGCCTCTATATTAA
- the LOC120081638 gene encoding phytanoyl-CoA dioxygenase isoform X2, with protein sequence MGIVRNLDSDQLHFFDSHGYLVIESFATPDEIHAMRNRMEQLLEGFDCSTSSVFSSVNQRQLTDDYFFESAENISFFFEEKAFREDGNLKQAKELSVNKVGHALHEVDPVFKSFSDSEKVSGLLLSLGYKRPIVIQSMYIFKQPGIGGEVVPHQDNSFLYTEPTTCTGLWLALEDANTTNGCLWAIPGSHKNGLVRRFLRGDKGVYFDKPSPAYEQKDFVPIEVKAGSLVVIHGDLIHQSFENQSPKSRHAYSLHVVDTEGCVWAQDNWNCWLQLAN encoded by the exons ATGGGaattgttcgtaatctcgattCGGATCAACTCCATTTCTTTGATTCTCACG GTTATCTTGTGATTGAATCATTTGCCACTCCTGATGAAATTCATGCCATGAGAAACAGAATGGAGCAGTTGCTTGAGGGATTTGACTGCTCCACTTCCTCTGTTTTCTCTTCTGTAAATCAG CGGCAGTTGACCGACGATTACTTCTTCGAAAGCGCTGAGaatatttccttcttttttgaGG aaaaAGCATTTCGAGAGGATGGAAACTTGAAACAAGCAAAGGAACTCTCAGTTAACAAAGTTGGTCATG CATTACATGAGGTTGACCCAGTTTTCAAAAGCTTCTCGGACTCTGAGAAGGTTTCAGGTTTATTGTTGTCCTTGGGATACAAGAGGCCGATAGTCATTCAGTCTATGTACATATTTAAG CAACCAGGTATTGGAGGTGAAGTAGTGCCTCACCAGGATAACTCATTTCTTTACACTGAACCAACTACTTGCACGGGGCTATGGCTGGCACTTGAAGATGCAAATACAACAAACGGCTGTCTTTGGGCTATTCCTGGATCACATAAAA ATGGACTTGTTAGAAGGTTTCTTAGAGGTGACAAAGGAGTGTACTTCGATAAACCTTCTCCTGCTTACGAACAGAAAGATTTCGTGCCTATTGAAGTGAAAGCTGGATCTTTGGTTGTCATTCATGGAGACCttattcatcaaag CTTTGAGAATCAGTCTCCAAAATCAAGACATGCATATAGCCTACACGTGGTTGATACAGAAGGTTGTGTATGGGCTCAAGATAACTG GAACTGCTGGCTGCAGCTTGCCAACTGA